In the Piscinibacter sp. XHJ-5 genome, one interval contains:
- a CDS encoding tetratricopeptide repeat protein has protein sequence MPSALLRPVRALVALLLCCAATLAPAADERSEINRLVAAGETTEALARLDRLLQQSPREPQLRFQKGVVLAESGRTPEAREIFTQLTVDYPEIPEPHNNLAVLHAAQGDYDKARAALDAALRANPDYAVAHQNMGDLYAQLARLSYTQALRLDPSNAALPPKLSLLRDLVKPAGTAAPRTTP, from the coding sequence ATGCCTTCTGCCCTGCTTCGCCCCGTCCGTGCGCTGGTCGCATTGCTGCTGTGCTGCGCGGCAACGCTCGCACCGGCAGCCGACGAACGAAGCGAGATCAACCGGCTGGTGGCCGCGGGCGAGACGACCGAGGCGCTCGCGCGGCTGGATCGATTGCTCCAGCAGAGCCCGCGCGAGCCGCAGCTGCGCTTTCAGAAAGGCGTGGTGCTCGCGGAGTCCGGTCGCACCCCTGAAGCGCGCGAGATCTTCACGCAGCTGACGGTGGACTACCCGGAGATTCCGGAACCTCACAACAACCTGGCGGTGCTCCATGCCGCCCAGGGCGACTACGACAAGGCGCGCGCAGCGCTCGATGCCGCGCTGCGCGCCAATCCCGACTACGCCGTGGCGCACCAGAACATGGGCGACCTCTATGCGCAGCTCGCGCGGCTGTCGTACACCCAGGCATTGCGCCTCGATCCGTCCAACGCGGCATTGCCGCCCAAGCTTTCGCTGCTGCGCGACCTGGTCAAGCCGGCCGGCACCGCAGCGCCGCGCACCACTCCCTGA
- a CDS encoding aspartate kinase, which translates to MALIVHKYGGTSMGSTERIRNVAKRVAKWARAGHQMIVVPSAMSGETNRLLGLAKELSPASTTPELQRELDMIASTGEQVSVGLLAIALQAEGMQAVSYTGWQVPITTDSAYTKARIQSIEDKRVRGDLAAGKVVIITGFQGIDDQGHITTLGRGGSDTSAVAVAAAMKADECLIYTDVDGVYTTDPRIVAEARRLQTVSFEEMLEMASLGSKVLQIRSVEFAGKYRVPLRVLSSFTPWDIPIDEEARSGTLITFEEDEKMEQAVVSGIAFNRDEAKVSLLGVPDRPGIAYAILGPVADANIDVDVIIQNIGHDGKTDFSFTVHRNDYQRTMDLLKTAVMPKTGAEQLSGDPKICKVSIVGIGMRSHVGVASRMFSALSQEGINIQMITTSEIKTSVVIDEKYMELAVRALHKAFDLDQAAA; encoded by the coding sequence ATGGCACTCATCGTTCACAAGTACGGCGGCACCTCGATGGGGTCGACCGAGCGCATCCGCAACGTCGCCAAGCGCGTCGCCAAGTGGGCCCGGGCCGGCCACCAGATGATCGTCGTTCCCTCGGCGATGAGCGGCGAAACCAACCGCCTCCTGGGGCTGGCCAAGGAGCTGTCGCCCGCCAGCACGACGCCCGAGCTGCAGCGCGAGCTCGACATGATCGCCTCCACCGGCGAGCAGGTGTCGGTGGGCCTGCTCGCGATCGCGCTGCAGGCCGAGGGCATGCAGGCCGTGAGCTACACGGGTTGGCAAGTGCCGATCACGACCGACAGCGCCTACACCAAGGCGCGCATCCAGAGCATCGAGGACAAGCGCGTGCGGGGCGATCTGGCTGCCGGCAAGGTGGTCATCATCACCGGCTTCCAGGGCATCGATGACCAGGGCCACATCACGACGCTGGGCCGCGGTGGCTCCGACACCTCGGCGGTGGCGGTGGCTGCGGCGATGAAGGCCGACGAGTGCCTCATCTACACCGACGTCGACGGCGTCTACACCACCGACCCGCGCATCGTGGCCGAGGCACGCCGGCTGCAGACCGTGAGCTTCGAAGAGATGCTCGAGATGGCGAGCCTGGGCTCCAAGGTCCTGCAGATCCGCTCGGTGGAATTCGCAGGCAAGTACCGCGTGCCGCTGCGCGTGCTGTCGAGCTTCACGCCCTGGGACATCCCGATCGACGAAGAGGCTCGATCGGGCACGCTGATCACTTTTGAGGAAGACGAGAAAATGGAACAAGCCGTTGTGTCGGGCATTGCCTTCAACCGCGACGAAGCGAAGGTCAGCCTGCTCGGTGTGCCCGACCGCCCGGGCATCGCGTACGCGATCCTCGGCCCGGTGGCCGACGCCAACATCGACGTCGACGTCATCATCCAGAACATCGGCCACGACGGTAAGACCGACTTCTCGTTCACCGTGCACCGCAACGACTACCAGCGCACGATGGACCTGCTGAAGACCGCGGTGATGCCCAAGACCGGCGCGGAGCAGCTCTCCGGCGACCCGAAGATCTGCAAGGTCAGCATCGTCGGCATCGGCATGCGCTCGCACGTCGGCGTGGCCAGCCGCATGTTCAGCGCGCTGAGCCAGGAAGGGATCAACATCCAGATGATCACGACCAGCGAGATCAAGACCAGCGTCGTGATCGACGAGAAGTACATGGAGCTCGCGGTGCGCGCCCTGCACAAGGCCTTCGACCTGGACCAGGCGGCAGCCTGA
- a CDS encoding DNA-3-methyladenine glycosylase has protein sequence MSVADSDDGCDVTPSYWDEACRHLSKRDRVMRKLIPQLGEGRLQSRGDAFTTLARSIVGQQISVKAAQSVWDRFASLTPGLPNRIHPYSVLALDAAEMRAAGLSARKIEYLVDLAAHFASGAVHVPLWQQMDDEAIIEELVAIRGIGRWTAEMFLIFHLMRPNVLPLDDLGLIKGISVNYFSGEPVSRAEAREVGDAWAPFRSVATWYIWRSLDPLPVDY, from the coding sequence ATGAGCGTTGCCGATTCCGACGACGGATGCGACGTGACGCCGTCCTACTGGGACGAGGCCTGCCGACACCTGTCCAAGCGCGATCGCGTGATGCGCAAGTTGATCCCGCAGCTCGGCGAGGGGCGTCTGCAGAGTCGCGGCGATGCCTTCACCACGCTCGCGCGGTCCATCGTCGGCCAGCAGATCTCCGTGAAGGCGGCGCAGTCGGTGTGGGACCGCTTCGCCTCGCTGACGCCAGGCCTGCCCAACCGCATTCATCCGTATTCGGTGCTGGCGCTCGATGCCGCCGAGATGCGCGCCGCCGGCCTGTCGGCCCGCAAGATCGAATACCTGGTCGACCTCGCGGCGCACTTCGCCTCCGGCGCGGTGCACGTGCCGCTGTGGCAGCAGATGGACGACGAGGCAATCATCGAGGAGCTGGTCGCGATCCGCGGCATCGGCCGCTGGACAGCGGAGATGTTCCTCATCTTCCACCTGATGCGTCCGAACGTGCTTCCGCTGGACGACCTGGGCCTCATCAAGGGCATCAGCGTCAACTACTTCAGCGGCGAGCCGGTGTCGCGTGCGGAGGCGCGCGAAGTGGGCGACGCGTGGGCGCCTTTCCGCTCGGTCGCCACCTGGTACATCTGGCGGAGCCTCGATCCGCTGCCGGTAGACTACTGA
- a CDS encoding acetyl-CoA carboxylase carboxyltransferase subunit alpha — MSKRHFLEFEQPVAELETKIEELRYVQSESAVDISEEIDRLSKKSLQLTKDIYSSLTPWQVTLIARHPQRPYTLDYVADIFSDFQELHGDRHFADDQSIVGGLARFNGQACMVIGHQKGRDTKERGLRNFGMSRPEGYRKALRLMKLAEKFGMPVFTFVDTPGAYPGIGAEERGQSEAIGRNIYEMAQLEVPIISTIIGEGGSGGALAISVADQVLMLQYAVYSVISPEGCASILWKTAARASDAAEALGITAHRLKALSLVDKIVNEPVGGAHRDPKQMAAYLKRGLNDALRQVSDLKPKELLQRRYERLQSYGRFNDTTEHA; from the coding sequence ATGAGCAAACGACATTTCCTGGAGTTCGAGCAGCCCGTCGCCGAGCTCGAGACCAAGATCGAAGAGCTGCGCTACGTGCAAAGCGAATCGGCCGTCGACATCTCCGAGGAGATCGACCGCCTCAGCAAGAAGAGCCTGCAGCTCACGAAGGACATCTACTCCAGCCTGACGCCCTGGCAGGTGACGCTCATCGCGCGCCATCCGCAGCGGCCCTACACGCTGGACTACGTCGCCGACATCTTCAGCGACTTCCAGGAACTGCACGGCGACCGGCACTTCGCCGATGACCAGTCCATCGTCGGCGGCCTCGCGCGCTTCAACGGCCAGGCCTGCATGGTGATCGGTCACCAGAAGGGCCGCGACACCAAGGAGCGTGGCCTGCGCAACTTCGGCATGTCGCGCCCCGAGGGCTACCGCAAGGCACTGCGCCTCATGAAGCTCGCCGAGAAGTTCGGCATGCCGGTGTTCACCTTCGTCGACACGCCGGGGGCCTATCCCGGAATCGGCGCCGAGGAGCGCGGCCAGTCCGAGGCGATCGGGCGCAACATCTACGAGATGGCGCAGCTCGAGGTGCCGATCATCTCCACCATCATTGGCGAAGGCGGATCGGGCGGCGCGCTGGCCATCAGCGTCGCCGACCAGGTGCTGATGCTGCAGTACGCGGTCTACTCGGTCATCTCGCCGGAAGGCTGCGCATCCATCCTGTGGAAGACCGCGGCGCGCGCCTCCGACGCGGCCGAGGCGCTCGGCATCACCGCGCATCGCCTGAAGGCGCTGAGCCTGGTGGACAAGATCGTCAACGAGCCGGTCGGCGGCGCGCACCGCGACCCCAAGCAGATGGCCGCGTATCTGAAGCGCGGTCTCAACGACGCGCTGCGCCAGGTCAGCGACCTCAAGCCCAAGGAGCTGCTGCAGCGGCGCTATGAACGACTGCAGTCCTACGGTCGCTTCAACGACACCACCGAACATGCATGA
- a CDS encoding UDP-2,3-diacylglucosamine diphosphatase, which produces MADVGAAPLPEFAEFRAPAAWRAIDFLSDLHLSEATPRTFDALATHLRCTEADAVFILGDLFEVWVGDDARHEGFEAQCVAMLAEASAHRFIGFMQGNRDFLVGADMLRHCGVMSLADPTVITAHEDQRLLLSHGDALCLSDVEYQRFRSEVRSDEWQRRFLQQPLPQRREQARAIRAESQRRKARQTAGEWFDVDEEATRRWMRHARADRMIHGHTHVPARHPMGETMVRYVLSDWDCDYPAGKPRADVLRWRREGFSRLAPAAAH; this is translated from the coding sequence ATGGCTGACGTGGGTGCGGCGCCGCTGCCCGAATTCGCCGAGTTCCGCGCGCCGGCAGCCTGGCGCGCGATCGATTTCCTCAGCGACCTTCACCTGAGCGAGGCCACGCCGCGCACTTTCGATGCGCTGGCCACGCACCTGCGCTGCACCGAGGCCGATGCGGTGTTCATCCTGGGCGACCTCTTCGAAGTGTGGGTCGGCGACGATGCACGGCACGAAGGTTTCGAGGCGCAGTGCGTGGCCATGCTGGCAGAGGCCAGCGCGCACCGCTTCATCGGGTTCATGCAAGGCAACCGCGACTTCCTCGTGGGTGCCGACATGCTCAGGCACTGCGGCGTGATGTCGCTCGCCGACCCCACTGTCATCACGGCCCACGAAGACCAGCGCCTCCTGCTGTCGCACGGTGATGCGCTGTGCCTGTCGGACGTGGAGTACCAGCGTTTCCGATCGGAAGTGCGCAGCGACGAATGGCAACGCCGTTTCCTGCAGCAGCCGCTGCCGCAGCGGCGCGAGCAGGCGCGCGCCATACGCGCCGAGAGTCAGCGGCGCAAGGCTCGGCAGACTGCCGGCGAATGGTTCGACGTCGACGAAGAAGCCACGCGGCGCTGGATGCGCCATGCCCGCGCGGACCGGATGATCCACGGACATACCCACGTGCCTGCACGGCATCCGATGGGCGAGACGATGGTGCGTTACGTGCTGAGCGATTGGGACTGCGACTACCCGGCCGGAAAGCCGCGGGCCGATGTGCTGCGCTGGCGCCGCGAGGGCTTCTCGCGCCTCGCGCCGGCCGCGGCGCACTGA
- a CDS encoding tripartite tricarboxylate transporter substrate binding protein: protein MPLTRRRAQVAMTGWLLAPSMVPAETAWPIKSVRLVVPYAPAGATDLVARMLAPELTAAFGQPFVVDNRPGGGAIIGTAEVAKAAPDGYTLMVGTIGTHAIGPALFPRLSYDPIKDFTAVSMVAATGNVLVMNPAKARERGIASVHDLVRFATANPGRLNMASAGNGTSIHLAGELFKQMTRTFMVHIPYRGSGPALLDLVAGSVDVMFDAVPSSIAHIRAGRLLPLAVTPSHRVPVLQDVPTVQEAGGPQLRGYEVSSWAGVLGPADMPPDVTARLQRELARIVRASPLKDRWTAEGWLSAGGTSAEFTSLIAAEVKKWGRVVRAAGVRPD from the coding sequence ATGCCCTTGACCCGACGTCGTGCGCAGGTTGCGATGACTGGCTGGCTGCTCGCCCCCTCGATGGTTCCTGCTGAGACCGCGTGGCCGATCAAGTCCGTGCGCTTGGTGGTGCCCTATGCGCCCGCCGGAGCCACCGATCTCGTGGCTCGCATGCTGGCGCCCGAGCTCACGGCTGCGTTCGGGCAGCCTTTCGTGGTGGATAACCGGCCGGGCGGCGGCGCCATCATCGGCACCGCCGAGGTGGCGAAGGCCGCGCCCGACGGCTACACGCTGATGGTGGGGACCATCGGCACCCATGCCATCGGCCCTGCCTTGTTCCCGAGGCTGTCCTACGACCCGATAAAGGACTTCACGGCGGTGAGCATGGTGGCTGCGACCGGCAACGTGCTGGTGATGAACCCCGCGAAAGCGCGCGAACGCGGCATCGCCAGCGTGCACGACCTGGTCCGCTTCGCGACGGCCAACCCGGGACGGCTGAACATGGCCTCCGCCGGCAACGGCACTTCCATCCACCTCGCCGGCGAGTTGTTCAAGCAGATGACGAGGACCTTCATGGTCCACATCCCCTATCGCGGCTCCGGTCCTGCATTGCTGGACCTGGTGGCCGGCAGCGTCGACGTCATGTTCGACGCAGTGCCGTCGTCGATAGCGCACATACGGGCAGGCCGGCTGTTGCCCCTGGCGGTGACGCCCTCGCACCGCGTGCCGGTGCTGCAGGATGTGCCTACCGTGCAGGAAGCGGGGGGCCCGCAGCTGCGCGGCTACGAGGTGAGCAGCTGGGCGGGCGTGCTCGGGCCGGCGGACATGCCGCCCGACGTGACCGCGCGGCTGCAGCGGGAACTGGCCCGCATAGTGCGGGCTTCTCCTTTGAAGGACCGGTGGACCGCCGAGGGTTGGTTGAGCGCCGGCGGCACCAGCGCGGAATTCACCAGCCTGATCGCGGCCGAGGTGAAGAAATGGGGCCGGGTCGTGAGAGCCGCAGGTGTTCGTCCCGATTGA
- a CDS encoding peptidylprolyl isomerase: protein MTQQVELQTTKGNIRIELDEAKAPESVRNFLTYVAKGHYDGTVFHRVIKGFMIQGGGFAAGMKQKPTDPPVRNEANNGLKNDRYTISMARTSDPHSATAQFFINSADNASLNFRSESPSGWGYAVFGKVVSGQDVVDTIEGVKTGRKGFHDDVPLEDVVITRAVLV, encoded by the coding sequence ATGACTCAGCAAGTCGAGCTGCAAACGACGAAGGGCAACATCCGCATCGAGCTGGACGAGGCGAAGGCGCCCGAGTCGGTGAGGAACTTCCTGACCTACGTGGCCAAGGGCCACTACGACGGCACCGTGTTCCACCGCGTGATCAAGGGCTTCATGATCCAGGGCGGCGGCTTCGCCGCCGGCATGAAGCAGAAGCCCACCGATCCGCCGGTGCGCAACGAAGCGAACAACGGCTTGAAGAACGACCGCTACACGATCTCGATGGCGCGCACTTCCGATCCGCACTCGGCCACGGCGCAGTTCTTCATCAATTCGGCCGACAACGCCTCGCTCAACTTCCGCTCGGAGAGCCCCAGCGGCTGGGGCTATGCGGTCTTCGGCAAGGTCGTGTCGGGCCAGGACGTCGTCGACACCATCGAAGGCGTCAAGACGGGTCGCAAGGGCTTCCACGACGACGTGCCCCTCGAAGACGTGGTCATCACCCGCGCCGTGCTCGTCTGA
- a CDS encoding zinc-dependent peptidase gives MLNRWWSTLRKLRDERTLRRRPIPDTLWELTLARYPFLGRRDESDRAMLRDLATLFLAQKEFTGAQGLDITDEIAVAVAAQACLPVLRLGLEAYAGCVGIVIHPDEVVARREVMDEDGIVHRYDETLSGEAMEGGPVMLSWRDVEGAGESAEWGYNVVVHEFAHVLDMADGVADGVPPLPDRAARDAWRSELNAQFHEFCDRVDAGEDTLLDPYGAESVDEFFAVASEVFFVAPHELRLEHPPLYALLAGYYRQDPAATA, from the coding sequence GTGCTGAACCGCTGGTGGTCGACACTGCGCAAGCTGCGCGACGAGCGCACGCTGCGCCGGCGACCGATTCCCGACACGCTGTGGGAGCTGACCCTCGCGCGCTATCCCTTCCTCGGTCGGCGCGATGAATCCGATCGCGCCATGCTGCGCGACCTGGCGACGCTGTTCCTGGCGCAGAAGGAGTTCACCGGGGCGCAGGGTCTGGACATCACCGACGAGATCGCCGTCGCGGTCGCCGCGCAAGCCTGTCTGCCGGTGCTTCGCCTGGGCCTCGAGGCCTATGCCGGATGCGTCGGCATCGTGATCCATCCCGACGAGGTGGTCGCCCGCCGCGAGGTGATGGACGAGGACGGCATCGTGCACCGCTACGACGAGACGCTGTCCGGCGAGGCAATGGAAGGCGGGCCCGTCATGCTCTCGTGGCGCGATGTCGAGGGCGCCGGCGAGTCGGCCGAATGGGGCTACAACGTCGTGGTCCATGAGTTCGCTCATGTGCTGGACATGGCCGACGGCGTGGCCGATGGGGTGCCTCCGTTGCCCGACCGGGCCGCGCGCGACGCCTGGCGCAGCGAGCTGAACGCGCAGTTCCATGAGTTCTGCGACCGTGTCGATGCCGGCGAGGACACGCTGCTCGACCCCTACGGCGCCGAATCGGTCGACGAGTTCTTCGCGGTCGCCTCGGAGGTGTTCTTCGTTGCGCCGCACGAGCTGCGCCTGGAGCATCCGCCGCTGTACGCCCTGCTGGCGGGCTACTACCGACAGGATCCCGCAGCCACCGCATGA
- a CDS encoding peptidylprolyl isomerase — protein MSRSSLRHGAFAGALVLTLAAAPAAMAQAQKVKLATSMGDIVVELDRAKAPKSVDNFVQYVKAGHYDGTIFHRVIPNFMIQGGGMTPDMKEKKTREPIPLESRNGLTNQRGTIAMARTMDPNSATAQFFINVKDNAFLNAEQARDGNGYAVFGKVVSGMEVVDKIREVPTGSKPPHDDVPNTPVIIKRATLEK, from the coding sequence ATGAGCCGCTCGTCCCTACGCCACGGTGCTTTCGCCGGCGCCCTCGTGCTGACGCTGGCCGCGGCGCCCGCCGCGATGGCGCAGGCGCAGAAGGTCAAGCTCGCCACGTCGATGGGGGACATCGTCGTCGAGCTCGACAGGGCCAAGGCGCCGAAGTCGGTCGACAACTTCGTGCAGTACGTGAAGGCGGGCCACTACGACGGCACCATCTTCCATCGCGTGATTCCGAACTTCATGATCCAGGGCGGCGGCATGACGCCCGACATGAAGGAGAAGAAGACCCGCGAGCCCATCCCCCTGGAGTCGCGCAACGGACTCACCAACCAGCGCGGCACCATCGCGATGGCGCGCACCATGGACCCGAACTCGGCCACCGCGCAGTTCTTCATCAACGTGAAGGACAACGCCTTCCTCAACGCCGAGCAGGCGCGCGACGGCAACGGCTACGCCGTCTTCGGCAAGGTGGTCTCAGGCATGGAAGTGGTCGACAAGATCCGCGAGGTGCCCACCGGCAGCAAGCCGCCGCACGACGACGTGCCCAACACGCCGGTCATCATCAAACGAGCCACCCTGGAGAAGTGA
- the tilS gene encoding tRNA lysidine(34) synthetase TilS encodes MNRVAVACSGGRDSIALLHATLKAAAEQGVEVLALHVHHGLSPNADEWQALVERQCARWAKRGWPVRFVARRLLTHPQKGDSVEAWARQARYRALREMAVEHGASLVLLAHHRRDQAETFLLQALRSAGVAGLSGMPVRADRDGVTWMRPWLHVPRERIEAYVRRHRLAHVDDDSNADTRFARNRMRHGVWTALTEAFPQSEAALADAAEWAQQATACLDELAAMDLQHLADDKGLDVRAWQALSTARRSNALRAWLRGRMGRAAGASLVSRLMDELATTRARTWPVESGVLRSYRGRLRFEPAPQRPTPLADRETLLSIRHTGVHALPGWGGRLLVEPVAEGGVPLAWLAHAQLKPRSGGERFQAGTGRPPRSLKKQYQAAAVPAWEREGPLVYSGGQLVFVPGLGIDARVIGLPGQPLVALRWLSP; translated from the coding sequence ATGAACCGCGTCGCGGTCGCCTGCAGCGGCGGCCGTGATTCCATCGCGCTCCTGCATGCCACGCTGAAGGCGGCGGCAGAGCAGGGCGTCGAAGTGCTCGCTCTGCATGTCCATCACGGCCTGAGTCCGAACGCCGACGAGTGGCAGGCGCTCGTCGAGCGGCAGTGCGCGCGCTGGGCCAAGCGCGGATGGCCGGTCCGCTTCGTGGCGAGACGGCTGCTCACGCATCCGCAGAAGGGCGACAGCGTCGAAGCGTGGGCGCGGCAGGCGCGCTACCGCGCGCTGCGCGAGATGGCGGTCGAGCACGGCGCGTCGCTGGTGCTGCTGGCGCACCACCGGCGCGATCAGGCCGAGACCTTCCTGCTGCAGGCGCTGCGCTCGGCCGGGGTCGCCGGACTGTCCGGCATGCCGGTGCGAGCCGACCGCGACGGCGTCACCTGGATGCGGCCGTGGCTGCATGTGCCGCGGGAGCGCATCGAGGCGTATGTGCGGCGGCACCGGCTCGCGCATGTCGACGACGACAGCAATGCCGACACCCGCTTTGCGCGCAACCGCATGCGGCACGGCGTGTGGACCGCGCTGACCGAAGCCTTCCCGCAGTCCGAAGCGGCGTTGGCGGATGCGGCCGAATGGGCACAGCAGGCGACTGCCTGCCTCGACGAGCTGGCGGCGATGGACCTGCAGCACCTGGCCGATGACAAGGGACTCGATGTGCGTGCGTGGCAAGCGCTCTCGACCGCGCGGCGCAGCAACGCGCTGCGGGCGTGGCTGCGAGGCCGCATGGGGCGCGCCGCGGGCGCGAGCCTGGTGAGCCGGCTGATGGACGAGCTCGCCACGACCCGCGCCCGCACCTGGCCCGTCGAGTCGGGCGTGCTGCGCTCGTATCGCGGGCGGCTGCGCTTCGAACCCGCACCGCAGCGGCCCACGCCCCTCGCGGACCGCGAGACGCTGCTGAGCATTCGCCACACGGGCGTTCATGCCTTGCCGGGATGGGGCGGCCGTCTGCTCGTCGAGCCGGTGGCCGAGGGTGGCGTGCCGCTCGCATGGCTGGCGCACGCGCAGCTGAAGCCGCGCAGCGGCGGCGAGCGGTTCCAGGCCGGGACCGGACGTCCGCCGCGCAGCCTGAAAAAGCAATACCAGGCCGCCGCGGTACCGGCGTGGGAGCGTGAAGGGCCGCTGGTGTACAGCGGCGGCCAGCTGGTCTTCGTGCCGGGGCTCGGCATCGACGCGCGGGTGATCGGCCTGCCGGGGCAGCCGCTGGTCGCCTTGCGATGGCTGTCGCCGTAG
- the cysS gene encoding cysteine--tRNA ligase, translated as MNLRIYNTLSRETEEFKPIEPDHVRMYVCGITVYDLCHMGHARSQLAFDMVYRWLQALGYKVTYVRNITDIDDKIIRRALERGMPIRRLTEEMAGAMHADFDALGIARPTHEPAATDHVPQMLEMIATLEHKGLAYRAPNGDVNYSVRKFSGYGKLSGKSIDQLRAGERVAVLDGKEDPLDFVLWKSAKDTEPEDAKWPSPFGAGRPGWHIECSAMGCAILGQHFDIHGGGMDLQFPHHENEIAQSEGATGKPFVNYWLHNGFLNVDNVKMSKSLGNFFTIRDVLKQYDGETVRFFMLRTHYRSPFNFSDVNLDDARHALRRLYTALDLVPPAPVAVDWSEPHAAAFRAAMNDDFNTPAAFAVLFDLASEVNRGRSAQAAGMLKALGATLGLLQQPPRSHLQGGLGGDEARIAQLIAERAAAKQTRDFARADQIRKDLLAEGIVLQDSPQGTTWVKA; from the coding sequence ATGAACCTGCGCATCTACAACACACTGTCCCGCGAGACAGAAGAGTTCAAGCCCATCGAGCCGGATCATGTGCGCATGTATGTCTGCGGGATCACGGTCTACGACCTCTGCCACATGGGGCACGCGCGTTCGCAGCTTGCCTTCGACATGGTGTATCGCTGGCTGCAGGCGCTCGGCTACAAGGTGACCTACGTCCGCAACATCACCGACATCGACGACAAGATCATCCGCCGCGCACTCGAGCGCGGAATGCCGATCCGCCGGCTCACCGAAGAAATGGCCGGCGCCATGCATGCCGACTTCGATGCACTGGGCATCGCCCGGCCCACCCACGAGCCGGCCGCCACGGACCACGTGCCGCAGATGCTCGAGATGATTGCGACGCTGGAGCACAAGGGCCTCGCCTATCGCGCACCCAACGGCGATGTGAACTATTCCGTGCGCAAGTTTTCCGGCTACGGCAAGCTCTCGGGCAAGTCCATCGACCAGCTGCGCGCCGGCGAGCGCGTCGCCGTGCTCGACGGCAAGGAAGACCCGCTCGACTTCGTGTTGTGGAAGAGCGCCAAGGACACCGAACCCGAAGACGCCAAATGGCCCAGTCCCTTCGGCGCCGGCCGCCCGGGCTGGCACATCGAATGCTCCGCGATGGGCTGCGCCATCCTCGGCCAGCACTTCGACATCCACGGCGGCGGCATGGATCTGCAGTTCCCTCACCACGAGAACGAGATCGCGCAGAGCGAAGGCGCTACCGGCAAGCCGTTCGTCAACTACTGGCTGCACAACGGCTTCCTCAATGTCGACAACGTGAAGATGTCGAAGTCGCTCGGCAACTTCTTCACCATCCGCGACGTGCTGAAGCAATACGACGGCGAAACGGTGCGCTTCTTCATGCTGCGCACGCATTACCGAAGCCCTTTCAACTTCAGCGACGTCAACCTCGACGATGCGCGCCATGCGCTGCGCCGTCTGTACACCGCACTCGACCTCGTGCCGCCCGCGCCGGTGGCCGTCGACTGGTCCGAGCCGCATGCGGCGGCGTTCCGCGCCGCGATGAACGACGACTTCAACACGCCGGCCGCCTTCGCCGTGCTGTTCGACCTGGCGAGCGAAGTCAACCGCGGCCGCTCGGCGCAGGCCGCCGGCATGCTGAAGGCGCTCGGCGCCACGCTGGGTTTGCTGCAGCAGCCGCCGCGCAGCCATCTGCAAGGTGGGTTGGGCGGCGACGAGGCGCGCATCGCGCAGCTCATCGCCGAGCGCGCGGCAGCCAAGCAGACACGCGATTTCGCGCGCGCCGACCAGATCCGCAAGGACCTGCTCGCCGAGGGCATCGTGCTGCAGGACTCGCCGCAAGGCACCACCTGGGTCAAGGCCTGA